Genomic segment of Passer domesticus isolate bPasDom1 chromosome 4, bPasDom1.hap1, whole genome shotgun sequence:
AGCCTCTGCCCTGATGCTGAGAAACTTGCAGACCTACACCAGAGTTGTTTGGGGGTGTGATGTTCTTTTGATTTTAGGGTGGCATGTAAGAAGGCTGATAAAACCTTTATTTGCTGGtgtcttttaatttaaatgattttttttctctgtgtgttgctGTGGTAAACACTGACTCTTAACTACCAAACTCAGAGAGCAGCCACAAAGGGTAGCTATCAGCttagatattttattttgttttattgcaGGTGGTACGTGTTACCTGTGTGGTTCATAGTGCAAGCAATCACggggtttatttttgtttttgtaggCTGCTCAGCAGATAATTGAGTTAAATTCAGATTACCAAGAAGCAATCATAAAATGTCTGAAgggcagaaaggaagaaatcaGGAATGCCCTAGTAGAAAATGTACATGCAATCTCTTCTGCCCAGCTGCAGGATTTTGACTGGCAGTTAAAGGTGAGAGTGTTGCCTTGATGTTGTTTGAAAGGAATGTTCTACAACAGAAGTAACTTGATACAGTCCCATTAAATAGTTTTCCATGTTTACAAGAGTGCTCAGTTTCTGCAGCAAACAGCTTTGGAAATCAAAGAGCAATGCCCAAAACGGACAAGTTTTTGCAAGAGCAAATCATAAGCAAAACCATATCATAATGTGCTTTAGATGAACTGTTACTGGGCTTGATCTCCTGCTAACTGCATTTACTGCTGACAACAGTATGAACTTAAGTGAATTCTTATGTTTTGTTTGTGGCTTCTTGTAAATTTTTTGTCTAGAAAATTTTTTGAGTTTCGATTTTGGTTACAACTTCTGGTACGTGTCTGAGCTATTATTATTCTTAAaaccacttttttccccccttgagctggttataattttttttttcccttgccatGATTGACCTCTACTGCATTCTGTTCTCTAAATAAAGTAGGTCTGTACAATATTAACCTATAGTACTGTCAACTGATCTTTGATTTCAGTGTATTTTAAAAGCCTTATCTGTGCCAGAGTGAGTAATGTACtcaataaaaaagaaagcacaATTGTAACCTGCATCAGTGTTTGTCTAATAAGATACCTGACAATGTGTGTGATCAGCTGCAGAGTGTTATAAAGGTCTCCTCTTTCTCCCAACAAACCCTTTCTGTAGGACCCTTCTTGTTGATTAGAAGACCTATTTGAATATGGTGATTTCGGAATCTAAGTAATTCATTAGGAGCCATTATCAAATGTATCCTTTGTTTTCACCTGGAATTCCAAAACGTGGTATCCCAGAATTTTAACAGATTGTTTTTGGCAAGTGTATATGACAAGTCTGTGAAGAGGATGGTCTTTATTCAATATATTGTTGGTactaaaaaccaaaaatcccaataatggaggaaaaatccctgaaaacAGCAGAGATTACTTATTTGAAGTTAATTTTGTCCTGCTGATGTTTGTTCTAGTATTACAAGTTCAATATAAAATACAGATGTGATATTATGAAAGACTAAAAATTTAATGGCTCCACCTTATACTTTATTGTTGTTGTGTCAATCTGCATAGCTCGCTCTCTCCAGTGATAAGATCTCCATGCTGCAAATGCCACTCCTCAACCTTGATTTGGATGTGAGAGAAAATGGTGAAATTAAGCCAGTTTCTATAGAGATGAATAAGGAAGAGTTGCAGAACCTAATAAATGCACTGGAAGCTGCTAATAAGGTAACTTTTAGTGATGTAGTATTTTGTGCCTACCTTTTTAGGTACTGATTTATTTTAAGCAGAATTTGTAGAATCATAGCATAGTTTGGGTTGAAAAGGATCTGTAGAGGTTGTCTAGTGTAAGTTcactgcaatgagcagggacatttttgactagatcaggttgctcagaccCCTCCAGCCTGACCCAGGGGTAGGGCATCTGTGTGCAGTGTTTCACCACACTCAttgtaaaaaatttcttcctaatacctaGACTAAATCTACTTTCTCTAATTTAATGTGATTACCTCTATCCTATGCTGAAAGATTGGTGAGAACTCCCATGTTTCCCTCAGCTTCACAAATGTCAGTGTCTGGGAGAGTTACTTGGTTCATATTAAGTCCTCTAATTTCCATGGCACAGTGAATCAGGAAGAAAGTTACAAAGATTACAGTATTGTGAGCCAAGTAGAGAATTTCATGGGAAACTATAAAACTTCTGAGACACTGAAGGGTCTCAGATTTCTTAATAGAAAAGGCTAAGGAAAATGAGGATTTGAAGAAAACAGTATTTGCATGAAATTATAGCCCTTAAGAGCTTTCACAGCTTGCTTCTGTATGGATTTTGTTCCCTgcaaaactaaataaaaatagTATGTGAACAAGGATTCTTCCAGGACAGACTTCAGTGTTCACGTGCCCTTTGTTCTGCTTGAGGGTCTGTATGGAAGCTGTGGCATGTGGTCATCTCCATACTCAGTTCTGTGGGCACATGAGGAGGAATTCACTTCACAGTTGGTCCCTTGGCTCTGCTTTGTGCAGAAGGAATCTCACTGCACCTGGACTTGCTGTTCTGCTTTTTGATTGCAGGCAGCTGAAGAATGGTTTGAGTGCAGTAAAGAAAGTTGTCTTAAGTGATGTTTTTGTGGGATTGTAAAAGAGTTGAGAGAGGAATGGTGCGTTGTCCAGAGGAAGGATGCTCATTCAGTTGCATATTATACTGAAATAGAAAGCAAAAGGCTTCTTCTCATAGGCTGCTTAAGTTTTGTTCTTAACCAAATTTAATCtcattccttttctcctttttcaagGTTGTCTTACAACTGAAATGATGGAATTCAGATCAACAGTATGCTGGTGATGGCTCCCTAaatgatttggggaaaaaatgtgtttACTTCAAAGTGGAAAGGTTTTGGTGCTGTAAAATACTGAAGTCAGAAGACTGTTATGACCAAATGAACTATTAATTcttcaataaaaataataaaatcttgtATCTATTTGgccaaaaatatgaaaattaatgTACAGTTGCATTAGTACTAAAGATTTGTAGACATTTGGAAGAGAATCACTTATGTGCCATATTTGTTTTGGTAAAACTTTGGCAGTGACTACACAGCTGCCTGGTAAAACTAAGGCATCTTACTTGCATTGTATGTTACCTTATCTAAAATGCCACACTAATAAAGAATGAGAGAGTATTTGTAGCATTAATGTATTTAGACTTGTAAATATGGTAAATAAACACCTGACTTTGTGTGTGAATGATTGTAGTAGGCTGTTTTTTGATTTATGAATCACTAAACTCCATCTTTTTAAATGCTGGGGAAAGTCACCTTTACAAACAAAACCAGTGCAGAACGACAGAACAGCTGAGGTTGGATGTGAGCTCTGGAGGTTATCTTTTATCTTGTCCAGCTTCATTGCTCAAACAGGGTAACCTAGAGCAGGCTGCACAGGCCTGTCTCCAGATGGCTTGAGTGTTTCCCTGTGGTTGAGCCACCACAATTTCTCTAGGCACCCTGTTCAGTGCTCAGAAGTTGTAGAaaaagcactgcagagtgtttcTTAGTTGGTAgcttttcaattaaaaatattaatgttttcAAAAGGGGTTGCAgtgctggagaggagctgacCTATATAGACTATGAGAAAGATATTCCTAGCTGACTTAATACAGGAGATAATTGGTAAACTTTTCTGAAACCAGATGGAGTTTTGATTGTAGTATGTAACAAAAGTTAAAAGCACTAACACTAGGGAAGGTTACACCAGAGATCTTTTATGGTTTCTACTATTTATTAGACCATTTTTCTATACATAAAAAGCAAATGCTCTGTAATGCTTACATGAACACTGATGTGTGATTCTcactgtgtgcatgtgtgtctTAGGCAAGTTTTGTGTAAATGATAAAATAATTGATGCCTTAACTTTATTCCTAGTTTCAAAATCAGGGTCTTGAGCTTATTCCACTGTATTGTGCCATAGGTTTTCTTATATGCAAAGTTTAATACACTAATAGAAAATAATGGACTTCAGAGTACTGGTCATAAAAGAGGAGGACAAGAAGCTCTTGTAGAAAGGCTTCTATAAAAAGGATTTTAATAGGAAACTTAAATATGTTGTTTCTCTCTTATTTGGTGCTGATACATTTAATTAGATATACATGTTCAGTGTTAGCAATTGAATGAAGAAATGTGGAGTAGTGGGTAAAGAGTTGTAAAGATGAAAGAGTGGAAGATGTATCTTAGTGAAAGGAGTGCAACCTCTAACAGATATGGCTTGATCATTGTCTTGAATATCCGTAAGCAACAAATTTCATAATTGGTCAAATAACAGATAAAGACCTTGGtaaaatggtaaaaaataaattcaagctAAAAATGAGGTTGGAATTGAAAattgtttaattttattaaaaatctggAAAGAGTTACTGCAGGTTGTCCAGCAGCATGTCAGGAGGATGCTGTTATTTTAATTGTGAGTATAAGGAATAAATTTACCAAGTCTATTTTATTTATAGGTATATTTGTGTTGActatgttttttccttttctgtagatCTCACTTTATAGGAGAATATGGCCTTATGTGTTCAAATGCTCCATGTATTGTGTGATAGACATTTGGAAGAGAATCACTTATAATATGTGCCATGTCTGAAAGTATAACTCTTGCTTGTCTGATGGACATGCTGAATTGGTATTGCCAAAAGGCTTTTCTAGAGAAAAGaggctttattttttatttatttattgttacCATGCTGTTTTTTATCATTTAGGACAAAAGGACTGGAAACTACTTTTATTTATAGTTGCAGATTTAATAGCAGCAATTTATTTCATAAAAGTGTACTCTATTGTTTGGGATGGGATGTTGTTTGGATAGAAGAAACTTGTGTGCTGATGTATTCATACAATTTATATATCTACTGTGAAAACGTAAAAAAACGAAACATACCTAGAAAGTCTGTACTTCAATGAAAGGTGGatatttaaaactaatttttagTGTGTTGCTGAAGTGAACTTTTGTGTTGCTACCTCTTAGTTTTCAAGATCAACCGTTCAAAAATAGTGGCATTTTCTCAACAACAAAAGGCCACAAATAAtaacttccatttttatttacaACCAGTAAAACTTCTGTTGAAGAATCTGCTACAGATGCTAATTTCAATATTTGTGGCTTTTTCTTAATAGTAGACTGAAAGTATTTACATGGCTTCATTTTAAATTCTCTGGCAACTTATGTAATAATGGATTTTTAGTTAAGGCTTATGTGGTGGTGTTCAGTCTGTAGTATCATCCTATATTTATCTGTCCTTTACTGCAGCAATGAACAGAAAAGGctgaa
This window contains:
- the COMMD8 gene encoding COMM domain-containing protein 8, yielding MPRLLEKLPPGRALEFLHKVVDGVCGRAYPRYQDYGNVWSLSEWMEVLEETMTYFKTAVGKNMSDEEAAQQIIELNSDYQEAIIKCLKGRKEEIRNALVENVHAISSAQLQDFDWQLKLALSSDKISMLQMPLLNLDLDVRENGEIKPVSIEMNKEELQNLINALEAANKVVLQLK